The following coding sequences are from one Primulina eburnea isolate SZY01 chromosome 15, ASM2296580v1, whole genome shotgun sequence window:
- the LOC140814194 gene encoding uncharacterized protein isoform X2 codes for MAATAMATTAGLVVLVLYVLNRRFSSSEEESECGGDNLKSKSRSAKKRLPRRPAQAPATWLETMSTLLETLRFTYAETFGKWPIGDLAFGIKYFIQRQGNLQVASVFAGEDSVQLKGAETIDQLYYYLRLLTLCMLFSKKPFPVFLESAGFSEAHVLLQKPKAALLKPAFTILRDENSKCFLLLIRGTHSIKDTLTAALGAVVPFHHSVLHDGGISNLVLGYAHCGMVAAARWIAKLSTPTLVKALEQNPDYDVKIVGHSLGGGTAALLTYILREQKEFTASTCVTFAPAACMTWELAESGKHFITTIINGSDLVPTFSVASVDDLRSEVTSSSWSSDLHDQVEQNRVLKVIYRSAIAFGSCLPSMSNAKARVAGAGAFLRPVSSSTQVVMKHAQDVAQAVVRTRSSVSSWTCIGPRRRAVVSSSNSKTDDLLEFPLIIAERTSETLIISTDSSVNRAEYHSPSSGESGPDETDEDEDLIRVDKVIATSSIEEITEGEFWHKLEKKLHMKDSVANSQMPEEEEEDVIKEIIEEEKAE; via the exons ATGGCGGCGACGGCAATGGCGACAACGGCGGGGTTGGTGGTGCTAGTGTTGTACGTTTTGAACAGACGGTTTTCATCCTCGGAGGAGGAATCAGAGTGTGGCGGTGATAATCTGAAGTCGAAAAGCAGATCGGCGAAGAAACGGTTGCCACGGCGGCCAGCTCAGGCACCCGCCACTTGGCTGGAGACAATGTCTACGCTGTTGGAGACGTTGAGGTTTACGTACGCGGAGACTTTTGGAAAATGGCCGATCGGTGATCTGGCTTTTGGAATTAAGTATTTTATTCAAAGGCAG GGTAATTTACAAGTTGCAAGTGTATTTGCTGGAGAAGATTCTGTGCAACTGAAAGGCGCTGAAACCATTGATCAATTGTATTACTATTTAAGACTGTTAACCCTGTGTATGCTTTTCTCCAAAAAGCCTTTTCCTGTGTTTTTGGAGTCTGCGGGATTCTCTGAAGCGCATGTCCTCCTGCAGAAGCCCAAAGCTGCG CTTTTGAAGCCTGCCTTCACAATTTTACGTGATGAAAACTCCAAGTGCTTCCTTCTCTTGATTCGGGGTACTCACAGTATTAAAGACACATTGACTGCTGCACTCGGTGCGGTGGTCCCTTTTCACCACTCAGTTTTACATGATGGTGGAATAAGCAATCTGGTTCTTGGATATGCACATTGTGGTATGGTTGCTGCTGCTCGGTGGATAGCAAAACTTAGCACTCCAACCTTGGTCAAGGCTCTTGAACAAAATCCTGACTATGATGTTAAG ATTGTTGGTCATTCACTTGGTGGTGGTACAGCTGCATTGCTGACATACATCCTCAGGGAACAGAAAGAATTCACTGCAAGCACATGTGTCACTTTTGCTCCAG CTGCCTGCATGACGTGGGAGTTGGCAGAGTCGGGGAAACACTTCATTACTACAATCATTAATGGCTCTGATCTGGTGCCAACATTTTCAGTTGCTTCTGTGGATGATCTTCGTTCAGAG GTAACATCATCATCTTGGTCAAGTGATCTCCATGATCAAGTTGAACAGAACAGAGTTTTAAAGGTCATTTATCGCTCTGCTATTGCTTTTGGCTCATGTCTACCATCCATGTCAAACGCAAAAGCCAGGGTTGCTGGTGCAGGTGCATTTTTACGCCCTGTCTCCAGCAGTACTCAG GTTGTGATGAAACATGCACAAGATGTAGCCCAGGCAGTTGTTAGGACCCGTTCTTCTGTGTCATCATGGACATGTATAGGTCCCAGACGACGTGCAGTGGTATCTTCATCAAACTCTAAAACTGATGATTTGCTCGAGTTTCCTCTTATCATCGCTGAGAGAACATCTGAAACTCTTATTATAAGCACGGATTCTTCTGTAAACAGAGCAGAATATCATTCCCCGAGCAGCGGAGAGTCTGGTCCCGATGAGACTGATGAAGATGAAGATCTCATACGGGTAGATAAAGTTATTGCCACATCTAGTATTGAAGAGATCACGGAAGGTGAGTTTTGGCACAAACTCGAAAAGAAGCTCCACATGAAAGACAGCGTAGCCAACTCTCAGAtgccagaggaagaagaagaggaTGTGATTAAGGAAATAATCGAAGAGGAGAAG GCAGAATAA
- the LOC140814194 gene encoding uncharacterized protein isoform X1, translated as MAATAMATTAGLVVLVLYVLNRRFSSSEEESECGGDNLKSKSRSAKKRLPRRPAQAPATWLETMSTLLETLRFTYAETFGKWPIGDLAFGIKYFIQRQGNLQVASVFAGEDSVQLKGAETIDQLYYYLRLLTLCMLFSKKPFPVFLESAGFSEAHVLLQKPKAALLKPAFTILRDENSKCFLLLIRGTHSIKDTLTAALGAVVPFHHSVLHDGGISNLVLGYAHCGMVAAARWIAKLSTPTLVKALEQNPDYDVKIVGHSLGGGTAALLTYILREQKEFTASTCVTFAPAACMTWELAESGKHFITTIINGSDLVPTFSVASVDDLRSEVTSSSWSSDLHDQVEQNRVLKVIYRSAIAFGSCLPSMSNAKARVAGAGAFLRPVSSSTQVVMKHAQDVAQAVVRTRSSVSSWTCIGPRRRAVVSSSNSKTDDLLEFPLIIAERTSETLIISTDSSVNRAEYHSPSSGESGPDETDEDEDLIRVDKVIATSSIEEITEGEFWHKLEKKLHMKDSVANSQMPEEEEEDVIKEIIEEEKVLSDALDSQTPLSLSDVSDNHHFYPPGRIMHIVSIPSSEPNNPGLVDAEEERVGIYETSRELYSKLRLSRTMIKDHFMPMYKNMMELLIVQLENELDSCILKT; from the exons ATGGCGGCGACGGCAATGGCGACAACGGCGGGGTTGGTGGTGCTAGTGTTGTACGTTTTGAACAGACGGTTTTCATCCTCGGAGGAGGAATCAGAGTGTGGCGGTGATAATCTGAAGTCGAAAAGCAGATCGGCGAAGAAACGGTTGCCACGGCGGCCAGCTCAGGCACCCGCCACTTGGCTGGAGACAATGTCTACGCTGTTGGAGACGTTGAGGTTTACGTACGCGGAGACTTTTGGAAAATGGCCGATCGGTGATCTGGCTTTTGGAATTAAGTATTTTATTCAAAGGCAG GGTAATTTACAAGTTGCAAGTGTATTTGCTGGAGAAGATTCTGTGCAACTGAAAGGCGCTGAAACCATTGATCAATTGTATTACTATTTAAGACTGTTAACCCTGTGTATGCTTTTCTCCAAAAAGCCTTTTCCTGTGTTTTTGGAGTCTGCGGGATTCTCTGAAGCGCATGTCCTCCTGCAGAAGCCCAAAGCTGCG CTTTTGAAGCCTGCCTTCACAATTTTACGTGATGAAAACTCCAAGTGCTTCCTTCTCTTGATTCGGGGTACTCACAGTATTAAAGACACATTGACTGCTGCACTCGGTGCGGTGGTCCCTTTTCACCACTCAGTTTTACATGATGGTGGAATAAGCAATCTGGTTCTTGGATATGCACATTGTGGTATGGTTGCTGCTGCTCGGTGGATAGCAAAACTTAGCACTCCAACCTTGGTCAAGGCTCTTGAACAAAATCCTGACTATGATGTTAAG ATTGTTGGTCATTCACTTGGTGGTGGTACAGCTGCATTGCTGACATACATCCTCAGGGAACAGAAAGAATTCACTGCAAGCACATGTGTCACTTTTGCTCCAG CTGCCTGCATGACGTGGGAGTTGGCAGAGTCGGGGAAACACTTCATTACTACAATCATTAATGGCTCTGATCTGGTGCCAACATTTTCAGTTGCTTCTGTGGATGATCTTCGTTCAGAG GTAACATCATCATCTTGGTCAAGTGATCTCCATGATCAAGTTGAACAGAACAGAGTTTTAAAGGTCATTTATCGCTCTGCTATTGCTTTTGGCTCATGTCTACCATCCATGTCAAACGCAAAAGCCAGGGTTGCTGGTGCAGGTGCATTTTTACGCCCTGTCTCCAGCAGTACTCAG GTTGTGATGAAACATGCACAAGATGTAGCCCAGGCAGTTGTTAGGACCCGTTCTTCTGTGTCATCATGGACATGTATAGGTCCCAGACGACGTGCAGTGGTATCTTCATCAAACTCTAAAACTGATGATTTGCTCGAGTTTCCTCTTATCATCGCTGAGAGAACATCTGAAACTCTTATTATAAGCACGGATTCTTCTGTAAACAGAGCAGAATATCATTCCCCGAGCAGCGGAGAGTCTGGTCCCGATGAGACTGATGAAGATGAAGATCTCATACGGGTAGATAAAGTTATTGCCACATCTAGTATTGAAGAGATCACGGAAGGTGAGTTTTGGCACAAACTCGAAAAGAAGCTCCACATGAAAGACAGCGTAGCCAACTCTCAGAtgccagaggaagaagaagaggaTGTGATTAAGGAAATAATCGAAGAGGAGAAGGTACTTTCTGATGCACTGGATAGCCAAACACCCCTTTCTCTATCCGATGTTTCAGATAACCACCATTTCTATCCTCCAGGCAGAATAATGCATATAGTTTCTATCCCGTCTTCTGAGCCGAACAATCCAGGTCTTGTTGACGCAGAAGAGGAGAGAGTTGGTATCTACGAGACGTCGAGAGAATTGTACAGTAAGCTTCGGCTCTCTAGGACTATGATAAAAGATCATTTTATGCCCATGTACAAGAACATGATGGAACTGTTGATTGTCCAGCTAGAAAATGAGTTGGATTCTTGTATTTTAAAGACGTAA